One stretch of Pirellulales bacterium DNA includes these proteins:
- a CDS encoding GYF domain-containing protein, producing the protein MSTQWWFKSLGQEFGPLSFDDLVNTARNGALVATDFVRDESSVWRPADSVEGLFQVAPKDEWLIEVIGQTLGPLSLADVAKMIRERKLMPSDRVRRDDFSEWQTIGAILKKWNAAAPGDTAERPTGPGPTTADELESLILSVLGAPSESRSKPSLVELGLAETPDIETIESARVLRHEVTVDSPNADAKNVGTRWSPMNLFRRGLPESKAGEPVAPVEAEPVIEPKATQVLLPPIERQFDAAKPDEENAANQGPRRISWLESLLLVGGIALALQLYPPAASKTLAVIDIRGWTWGNWVAAEIAIVIALSGLVFWRRG; encoded by the coding sequence ATGAGCACGCAGTGGTGGTTTAAATCGCTTGGTCAGGAATTCGGTCCCCTCTCTTTTGACGATCTTGTGAATACGGCTCGCAATGGGGCACTGGTTGCGACTGATTTTGTTCGCGACGAAAGCTCGGTATGGCGCCCCGCTGATTCCGTCGAGGGGCTCTTCCAGGTTGCGCCAAAGGACGAATGGCTCATCGAAGTCATCGGCCAGACGCTGGGGCCGCTCTCGCTTGCGGATGTCGCAAAAATGATCCGAGAGCGCAAACTCATGCCGAGCGACCGCGTTCGACGCGATGACTTCTCTGAGTGGCAAACGATCGGCGCCATTCTCAAGAAATGGAATGCTGCCGCTCCTGGAGACACTGCCGAGCGTCCTACCGGACCAGGACCGACAACAGCCGATGAGTTGGAATCGCTGATCTTGTCCGTCTTGGGCGCCCCGAGCGAAAGCCGATCAAAACCAAGCCTGGTGGAGCTTGGGCTGGCCGAAACGCCCGATATCGAAACCATAGAGTCTGCACGAGTGCTCCGGCATGAGGTAACCGTCGATTCGCCCAATGCGGATGCCAAAAACGTCGGCACGCGCTGGTCACCCATGAATTTGTTTCGACGAGGGTTGCCAGAATCTAAGGCGGGCGAGCCAGTCGCTCCAGTCGAAGCAGAGCCCGTAATTGAGCCGAAGGCTACCCAAGTTTTGCTGCCGCCGATCGAGCGGCAATTCGATGCAGCTAAGCCCGACGAGGAAAACGCTGCAAATCAAGGCCCTCGCAGAATTTCATGGCTGGAAAGCCTACTTTTGGTCGGCGGTATCGCTCTAGCTCTCCAGCTTTATCCGCCGGCAGCCTCAAAGACGCTCGCTGTGATCGATATCAGGGGTTGGACTTGGGGCAACTGGGTGGCTGCGGAAATAGCGATCGTCATAGCGCTTAGCGGCCTAGTCTTCTGGCGCCGCGGTTGA